The genomic interval TACATGGCAAAACTGCTATACTTTCGGTGACGCTATCGCTCGATGGTAGGGTAGCGGGAGAGACGGATTCATCCTTAGTTATTTCGGTGATGTCACGGACATTATCGATGAAGGACACCTGAAACTGGAGGGCTACCGGGCTATGGGGGATGTACAATCCCACATCGAGCGCGGCGTCGCGTACAAAATCAACGGGCAGTATGACCAGGCTCTGGCGGAGCTGCGGCAAGCGGTGCAGCTGGCTCCTGACAACGCGGAGGCGCATCATCAACTCGGGCTGGTACTGGGGTTTATCGGGGAGTTCGAACAGTCGCTGGCTGAGCTGGAACGCGCTGTACAGATAGACGCAAGGAACGTCGTTATCCGCAACGACCTCGCGCTCACCTACGCCATGCTCGGCATGTACGAGGAAGCGAAGGCGCAGTTCGAGGAGGTGTTGCGCCAAGACCCGACCAATGAGGTCGCGCTTAAACAGATTCAGTTTCTCCAGTTTTAGAGAAACTGCTCTGGCGGGGCTGATACTGGCTCTGCTGGTGTGGTTGTTCCTCTTCCCTGTGCTGACAGGCGGGCGTGTGTGGCTTCCCACACGCCTGCTGTTTCAGGTGTACCCCTACCGTGCCCTTGCTACTGAAACGCCGCCCCCGTGGAACCCCCTCATGTGGGATGGCGCCGCGCAGTTCGGCGTATGGCGCCTGTATACTGCACAGATGTGGAGTCAGGGATGGTTACCCCTGTGGAACCCCCATCAGGGCATGGGCTATCCCCTCTACGCCAACAGCCAGTCTGCCATTTTCTATCCGCCGAACGCGCTGTTCGTATGGCTGCGCGAAGGGGCGTTTGGCTGGCTCGCGGCGTTGCATCTCTGGTGGGCGGGAATGGGCGCGTGGTTGTTGCTGCGCAGGCAGGTAGGCGTCGGGTTTGCCGCCGCGCTGGTGGGGGCTATCGCTTTTGCCTTTTCGTTATGGATGATT from Bacillota bacterium carries:
- a CDS encoding tetratricopeptide repeat protein; this translates as MGDVQSHIERGVAYKINGQYDQALAELRQAVQLAPDNAEAHHQLGLVLGFIGEFEQSLAELERAVQIDARNVVIRNDLALTYAMLGMYEEAKAQFEEVLRQDPTNEVALKQIQFLQF